A region of Polyangiaceae bacterium DNA encodes the following proteins:
- a CDS encoding adenosine deaminase yields the protein MVALLARASFGLLAICLTAGCGGDDSGGSGQPLPDAGLEDSSASDAGDAGEDSTPPDGDLPDDGSTPLDAPPDASSPCTKSPAECALDDEQAASDQMDSVAGDEVALRQFLTAVPKGGDLHNHLSGAVYAETYLDWAKTEGGYCINKSTLALSTSCSNTSTTSPVPTPADALFLPVVRAWSMLDFVPGAETGHDHFFATFGKFGAISGPAHHAKGLADVMKRADSENVLYIEPMLFSNSNASSWGSSVWTGGTLTTADLPAFHAALLASSGYGAAVQAILTDIQSSESGALNLLGCKGANPQSACRVGARYMVYISRSGGGPSVFAQMVAAFEAAKTEPRLVALNLVGPEDGSTALSSYDRSMAMLGYLHDAYAGKSPLHVTLHAGELTEKYLPSGYAISQIDHIRKAVQVARAERIGHGLDVLGESNPTALLAELKQLGVMIEIGLSSNVQILEVSGPAHPLATYLKSGVPVALATDDQGVSRSSMAGEYLRAVQDQKLDYKTLKSMARTSLEKSFLPGASLWTSMDTLQAVPACAPTPTSYFGDDPAPATCQTHLGGSAKATAQWELERRFREFESKQ from the coding sequence ATGGTGGCTCTCCTCGCGCGCGCTTCGTTCGGGCTCCTGGCGATCTGCCTGACGGCGGGCTGCGGCGGAGACGATTCGGGTGGGTCGGGTCAGCCGCTGCCGGACGCGGGCCTGGAGGACTCGTCCGCCTCCGACGCGGGTGACGCCGGCGAGGACTCGACGCCTCCGGACGGCGACCTGCCCGACGACGGCTCGACGCCGCTCGACGCGCCGCCCGACGCAAGCAGCCCCTGCACAAAGTCTCCGGCGGAGTGCGCGCTCGACGACGAGCAGGCCGCGTCGGACCAGATGGACTCCGTGGCGGGCGACGAGGTCGCGCTCCGCCAGTTCTTGACGGCGGTGCCGAAGGGAGGAGACCTGCACAACCACCTGTCCGGTGCGGTCTATGCCGAGACGTACCTCGACTGGGCCAAGACGGAGGGCGGGTACTGCATCAACAAGAGCACCCTCGCGCTCTCGACCTCGTGCAGCAACACCTCGACCACCTCGCCCGTTCCGACGCCTGCCGACGCCTTGTTCCTGCCCGTGGTCCGCGCCTGGTCGATGCTGGACTTCGTCCCGGGCGCCGAGACGGGCCACGACCACTTCTTCGCGACCTTCGGCAAGTTCGGCGCCATCTCCGGACCCGCGCACCACGCCAAGGGTCTGGCGGACGTGATGAAGCGCGCCGACAGCGAGAACGTGCTGTACATCGAGCCGATGCTGTTCTCGAACTCGAACGCCAGCAGCTGGGGGTCGAGCGTCTGGACCGGCGGCACGCTGACCACCGCGGATCTGCCGGCTTTCCACGCGGCGCTCCTGGCTTCGAGCGGCTACGGCGCCGCCGTGCAGGCCATCCTCACCGACATCCAGAGCTCGGAGTCTGGCGCGCTGAACCTGCTCGGCTGCAAGGGCGCGAACCCCCAGAGCGCTTGCCGCGTGGGCGCGCGCTACATGGTCTACATCTCGCGCAGCGGCGGCGGTCCCAGCGTCTTCGCGCAGATGGTCGCGGCGTTCGAGGCGGCGAAGACGGAGCCGCGCTTGGTCGCGTTGAACCTGGTCGGCCCCGAGGACGGCTCCACCGCCCTCAGCTCCTACGACCGCTCGATGGCCATGCTGGGTTACCTGCACGACGCGTACGCCGGAAAGAGCCCGCTGCACGTCACCCTGCACGCCGGCGAGCTCACCGAGAAGTACCTGCCCTCCGGCTACGCCATCTCCCAGATCGATCACATCCGCAAGGCCGTGCAGGTGGCGCGCGCGGAGCGGATTGGACACGGACTGGACGTGCTCGGGGAATCGAACCCCACTGCGCTGCTCGCCGAGCTGAAGCAACTTGGCGTGATGATCGAGATCGGGCTCAGCAGCAACGTGCAGATCCTCGAGGTCAGCGGCCCGGCCCACCCGCTGGCGACCTACCTGAAGAGCGGCGTGCCCGTCGCCCTCGCGACCGACGACCAGGGCGTGTCGCGCTCCAGCATGGCGGGGGAGTACCTGCGCGCCGTCCAGGACCAGAAGCTCGACTACAAGACGCTGAAGTCGATGGCGCGCACGAGCCTGGAGAAGTCGTTCCTCCCCGGCGCGAGCTTATGGACGTCGATGGACACGCTCCAGGCGGTGCCTGCCTGCGCGCCCACGCCGACCAGCTACTTCGGCGACGACCCCGCGCCGGCCACCTGTCAGACCCACCTCGGCGGAAGCGCCAAGGCGACCGCGCAGTGGGAGCTCGAGCGGCGCTTTCGCGAGTTCGAGTCCAAGCAGTAG
- a CDS encoding DNA integrity scanning protein DisA nucleotide-binding domain protein translates to MPTTGELGAHVFPPALVPVLRHRAVSRSCCLGEVDDDLLVHLLTTVFFAGLETHEGERNPVGVVLLGRSEGDVVLPEGAESGAASLYQWKVHRFDAPRPFSIPEFAKLAVAGLDRRIYSAVHVLDEAHLAITGLAREGLNVDRDPFLKIVAARPGCLSIRNGRDLLLGYERGAILTGGEDVLFSAGPVRLALEENARAAGLEEPGVADYLDAIRSLVREMAAHGRGGILIIAPEEQPSAAESATYRMVGDSSLAALLRLARHIERRRDSAPPSRPFWPEVGSRRSSEPPQSSDARAFGELLRNAFLTEAERVVEELGALTGIDGATLLNRALALVAFGVILPVGHTATVDEALDSEGVTAQPVDLGSRGVRHRAGATYAAEHPGSVVFVASEDGQVTCMFREAVQTRVLAWRLGPGT, encoded by the coding sequence ATGCCCACGACTGGCGAGCTCGGTGCACACGTGTTCCCGCCAGCGCTGGTGCCAGTGTTGCGGCATCGGGCGGTATCCAGGAGCTGCTGTTTGGGGGAGGTGGACGACGACTTGCTCGTCCACCTGCTCACGACCGTCTTCTTCGCCGGTCTCGAGACCCACGAGGGCGAGCGCAACCCGGTGGGCGTAGTCTTGCTCGGTCGGAGCGAGGGCGACGTCGTGCTGCCCGAGGGTGCCGAGTCGGGAGCCGCGTCTCTCTACCAGTGGAAGGTCCATCGTTTCGACGCACCTCGGCCCTTCAGCATCCCGGAGTTCGCGAAGCTTGCGGTCGCCGGGCTCGATCGCCGGATCTACTCCGCGGTCCACGTGCTCGACGAGGCGCACCTCGCCATCACCGGCCTTGCCCGCGAAGGCCTCAACGTGGATCGGGATCCATTCCTGAAGATCGTCGCGGCCCGGCCCGGCTGCCTGTCCATACGCAACGGCCGCGACCTCTTGCTCGGCTACGAGCGCGGCGCGATCCTCACCGGCGGCGAGGACGTCTTGTTCTCCGCCGGTCCAGTCAGGCTCGCCCTGGAGGAGAATGCTCGGGCTGCCGGACTGGAAGAGCCGGGCGTCGCGGACTATCTCGACGCCATTCGCTCGCTCGTACGTGAGATGGCAGCACACGGTCGGGGAGGCATCCTGATCATCGCTCCGGAAGAGCAGCCGTCAGCGGCCGAGTCGGCCACCTACAGGATGGTGGGCGACTCGTCGTTGGCCGCATTGCTGCGGCTGGCGCGGCACATCGAGCGGAGGCGGGACTCCGCCCCGCCGTCGCGCCCGTTCTGGCCCGAGGTTGGCTCGCGCAGGTCGTCCGAGCCTCCGCAGAGCAGTGACGCCCGCGCCTTTGGCGAGCTGCTTCGCAACGCCTTCCTCACGGAGGCGGAGCGCGTCGTCGAAGAGCTGGGGGCGCTGACTGGGATCGACGGCGCGACCCTGCTCAATCGCGCGCTGGCGCTGGTCGCGTTCGGAGTGATCTTGCCCGTGGGTCACACCGCCACGGTCGACGAGGCGCTCGACAGTGAAGGCGTGACGGCTCAGCCCGTCGATCTGGGCAGTCGAGGGGTGCGTCACCGCGCCGGGGCGACCTACGCCGCCGAGCATCCTGGCAGCGTGGTCTTCGTGGCGTCGGAGGACGGTCAGGTCACCTGCATGTTCCGCGAGGCGGTGCAGACACGCGTGCTCGCCTGGCGGCTGGGACCTGGTACGTAG
- a CDS encoding response regulator, which translates to MADDDPELLDAVAEALADLGADVVSAGSGAELIEKLADEGPFALVVTDIAMPWMSGLQAMATARTAGVGAAVIVMTALRDERIPAQVRALGRRAVLLRKPFDLSDLESVAATLLGSSDEPSSPHSG; encoded by the coding sequence GTGGCAGACGACGACCCCGAGCTGCTCGACGCCGTGGCCGAGGCGCTCGCCGACTTGGGGGCGGACGTGGTGAGCGCCGGGAGCGGCGCCGAGCTCATCGAGAAGCTGGCCGACGAGGGTCCCTTCGCGCTCGTCGTCACGGACATCGCGATGCCGTGGATGAGCGGTCTTCAGGCGATGGCCACGGCGCGCACCGCCGGCGTAGGCGCCGCGGTCATCGTGATGACCGCGCTCCGAGATGAGCGCATCCCGGCGCAGGTCCGAGCGCTCGGGCGCAGGGCCGTCCTGCTGCGCAAGCCCTTCGATCTGAGCGACCTCGAGTCCGTGGCCGCGACGCTCCTCGGATCATCGGACGAGCCGAGCTCGCCCCACTCGGGTTAG
- a CDS encoding PAS domain S-box protein, protein MKLRLRAKQLWRGFAPAVGLLAVVLGGGVLVGWWGDLAALRAPVPGAPAMKPNTALMFVLCGLALFSRGRAEPSVRHERAGIAPALIALAIAAATLFEHAAGVELGIDGLVAGASSGAPSPSTASAFLLLSVALLLPRAPDRRRAMLVEALALIAATNAMLALLGFSLGVVFFDAEVRLPVAIGMAPHSAAGLLLLAAGVLVARRDAVLTSLLTSRGSGGEVARRLLLVALVTIPVTTVAAFALERRGWWPTPGAAVVAATTSAMVLVLALRITGRRLDAVESQRTRLAADLQRAMAESARLAALVTSADDAIIAESPEGVVLDWNQGAERLYGWSAAEMLGRSIDAIIPEEDRAVRRDLRERAAAGVVMRGLECVIVNKNGGRIPVSLTLSPIGDEAGSVSSISRDLTEVKAAQAVLAKSGELFAEVARANLLVTEATAAMPETGLPRVLEVIAEQARKLTGAELAGVGLGARAPFQHWVRVGAAAEQGSDEHPLLAASAELGEIVRVANVREDPRFRDGVPEHSQIESLMGIPVRYRGEITGHLCLANKHGGGGFSAQDQSAVELIAAHVGAAIEASRLYEREAIQRARLESIVAQLPVGVVVIDAQAQLVLQNQASLELAKSIRPMVHDVRLPSGEALPAEDHPVIRALRTGERIASQELKLELGSGEQVPILASAAPVRSGDEIVGAVTAFRDIRAIKELERMREEWASVIAHDMRQPVNSIWLNSDLLKGAPLSQREQNQVARIRRAAERLNRMVEDLLDISQVESRHLALCREPLRLGSALAEALAGVPDIGARCQLELDDAELLVLADSVRFQQILENLLSNAEKYGEPGTPVVVRSRREQSQVVISVENRGPGILPDELRTLFERFSRARSAHAGPARGLGLGLYICRGLVEAHGGRIWVESVPGGTTTFHFTLPIALEAELAQTMAHARAS, encoded by the coding sequence ATGAAGCTCCGGCTCCGGGCCAAGCAGCTCTGGCGCGGGTTTGCGCCGGCTGTTGGGCTGCTGGCGGTCGTGCTCGGCGGCGGCGTGCTCGTCGGCTGGTGGGGCGACCTCGCCGCGCTGCGCGCCCCCGTTCCGGGCGCTCCAGCGATGAAGCCCAACACGGCGCTGATGTTCGTGCTGTGCGGGCTCGCGCTCTTCTCGCGTGGTCGCGCGGAGCCCAGCGTGCGCCACGAGCGAGCGGGCATCGCCCCTGCTCTGATCGCGCTCGCGATTGCGGCTGCGACACTGTTCGAGCACGCGGCGGGCGTCGAGCTGGGTATCGACGGCCTGGTCGCGGGCGCTTCGTCCGGAGCGCCCTCGCCCAGCACCGCTTCGGCCTTTCTGCTCCTGAGCGTCGCGCTGCTCCTGCCTAGAGCCCCGGACCGCCGTCGCGCCATGCTGGTCGAGGCACTCGCGCTAATTGCGGCGACGAACGCCATGCTCGCGCTGCTCGGCTTCTCGCTGGGGGTGGTGTTCTTCGACGCGGAGGTTCGCTTGCCCGTCGCCATCGGTATGGCGCCGCACAGCGCTGCCGGGCTCCTGCTGCTCGCGGCGGGTGTGCTCGTCGCCCGGCGCGACGCGGTGCTGACGAGCCTCCTGACCAGCAGGGGCTCCGGCGGCGAAGTGGCTCGGCGCCTGCTGCTCGTCGCGCTCGTGACCATTCCGGTCACGACGGTCGCGGCCTTTGCGCTGGAGCGGCGCGGCTGGTGGCCGACACCGGGCGCGGCGGTCGTGGCCGCGACGACGAGCGCCATGGTGCTGGTCCTGGCCCTTCGGATCACCGGCCGCCGCCTCGACGCCGTGGAGTCCCAGCGCACGCGCCTGGCCGCAGATCTCCAGCGCGCCATGGCGGAGAGCGCGCGGCTCGCGGCGCTGGTCACGTCCGCCGACGACGCCATCATCGCCGAGAGCCCCGAGGGCGTCGTGCTCGACTGGAACCAAGGCGCCGAGCGCCTGTACGGCTGGAGCGCGGCCGAGATGCTGGGCCGTTCGATCGACGCGATCATCCCCGAGGAAGACCGTGCGGTGCGGCGCGACCTCCGCGAGCGCGCCGCCGCGGGCGTCGTCATGCGCGGCCTCGAGTGCGTGATCGTCAACAAGAACGGCGGGCGCATCCCGGTCTCGCTGACGCTGTCCCCGATCGGCGACGAGGCCGGCAGCGTGAGCTCCATTTCGCGCGATCTGACCGAGGTGAAGGCGGCGCAGGCCGTACTGGCCAAATCCGGCGAGCTCTTCGCCGAGGTCGCCCGCGCCAACTTGCTGGTGACCGAAGCCACTGCCGCGATGCCCGAGACCGGTCTGCCGCGCGTGCTTGAGGTGATCGCCGAGCAGGCCCGCAAGCTCACGGGAGCCGAGCTCGCGGGGGTCGGCCTGGGCGCGCGGGCTCCCTTCCAGCACTGGGTCCGGGTCGGAGCGGCTGCGGAGCAAGGCAGTGACGAGCATCCGCTGCTCGCCGCCTCTGCCGAGCTGGGCGAGATCGTACGCGTGGCGAACGTGCGCGAGGATCCGCGCTTTCGCGACGGAGTCCCGGAGCACTCGCAGATCGAGAGCCTGATGGGCATCCCGGTCAGATACCGCGGGGAAATCACCGGACACCTGTGCTTGGCCAACAAGCACGGTGGTGGGGGCTTCAGCGCTCAGGACCAGAGCGCCGTGGAGCTGATCGCGGCCCACGTCGGCGCCGCCATCGAGGCTTCGCGGCTCTACGAGCGCGAGGCGATCCAGCGCGCCCGTCTGGAGTCGATCGTCGCGCAGCTGCCGGTGGGCGTAGTCGTCATCGATGCACAGGCCCAACTGGTGCTGCAGAACCAGGCATCACTCGAGCTGGCGAAGAGCATTCGACCCATGGTGCACGACGTGCGCTTGCCGTCCGGCGAGGCGCTGCCAGCCGAAGACCATCCGGTGATCCGCGCGCTACGGACCGGCGAGCGCATCGCGTCTCAGGAGCTCAAGCTCGAGCTCGGCTCGGGGGAGCAGGTGCCCATCCTCGCCAGCGCCGCCCCAGTGCGCAGCGGTGACGAGATCGTCGGAGCCGTCACCGCCTTCCGCGACATTCGGGCCATCAAGGAGCTCGAGCGCATGCGGGAAGAGTGGGCCTCGGTCATCGCCCACGACATGCGGCAGCCGGTGAACAGCATCTGGCTCAACAGCGATCTCCTGAAGGGGGCGCCTCTGTCCCAGCGCGAGCAGAACCAAGTGGCCCGCATCCGTCGCGCCGCGGAGCGGCTCAATCGCATGGTCGAAGACCTCCTCGACATCTCTCAGGTCGAGTCGCGTCATCTCGCGCTCTGCCGGGAGCCGCTCCGGCTCGGCTCGGCGCTCGCCGAGGCGCTGGCGGGCGTGCCGGACATCGGCGCACGCTGTCAGCTGGAGCTCGACGACGCCGAGCTGCTGGTGCTGGCCGACTCGGTGCGGTTCCAACAAATCCTCGAGAACCTGCTGTCCAACGCCGAGAAGTACGGGGAGCCCGGCACACCGGTGGTCGTGCGCAGCCGGCGCGAGCAGAGTCAGGTCGTGATCAGCGTCGAGAATCGCGGGCCGGGCATCTTGCCCGACGAGCTCCGCACGCTGTTCGAGCGCTTCTCACGCGCCCGCTCGGCGCACGCCGGCCCGGCGCGGGGCCTGGGACTTGGCCTCTACATCTGTCGCGGCCTCGTCGAGGCCCACGGCGGCCGCATCTGGGTGGAGAGCGTGCCCGGCGGCACCACCACGTTCCACTTCACGCTGCCCATCGCGCTGGAGGCCGAGCTGGCCCAGACCATGGCGCACGCTCGGGCCAGCTGA
- a CDS encoding NYN domain-containing protein, producing MAIFCDFENVAIGVRDAKYEDFDVNFVLERLLDKGKVVVKRAYADWDRYKSSKRMLHEASFELIEIPHVSYSGKNSADIRLVVDALDLCYTKSHVDVFVIVSGDSDFSPLVSKLRENNKRVIGLGVKNSSSDLLIENCDEFIYYDDLVRAKREQRREKEKRPQPKPPPPPPARVSTPAAAGDPDKSEKSVDQRQTEALELVLETVEALFSDRDGSVHGSMVKQVLKRKRPSFSERFHGYRTFNDLLEDAQRRGLLEMHVDEKGGGFVVTAFGPKA from the coding sequence ATGGCGATCTTCTGCGACTTCGAGAACGTAGCGATCGGAGTCCGCGACGCAAAGTACGAGGACTTCGACGTCAACTTCGTGCTCGAGCGCCTGCTGGACAAAGGCAAGGTCGTGGTCAAGCGCGCCTACGCGGACTGGGACCGCTACAAGTCTTCCAAGCGCATGCTGCACGAGGCCTCGTTCGAGCTCATCGAGATCCCCCACGTCTCGTACTCGGGGAAGAACTCCGCCGACATCCGGCTCGTCGTGGACGCACTCGACCTGTGCTACACGAAGTCGCACGTCGACGTGTTCGTGATCGTGTCGGGGGACAGCGACTTCTCGCCGTTGGTCTCGAAGCTGCGCGAGAACAACAAGCGAGTGATCGGGCTCGGCGTGAAGAACAGCTCGAGCGACCTCTTGATCGAGAACTGCGACGAGTTCATCTACTACGACGACCTGGTGCGCGCGAAGCGCGAGCAGCGGCGCGAGAAGGAGAAGCGCCCCCAGCCCAAGCCCCCACCGCCACCTCCGGCGCGCGTCTCGACGCCGGCCGCGGCAGGCGACCCGGACAAGAGCGAGAAGAGCGTCGATCAGCGCCAGACCGAGGCGCTCGAGCTCGTGCTCGAGACCGTGGAGGCGCTGTTTTCCGATCGGGATGGCTCGGTGCACGGCTCGATGGTCAAGCAGGTGCTCAAGCGCAAGCGACCCAGCTTCTCGGAGCGCTTCCACGGCTACCGGACGTTCAACGATCTGCTCGAGGACGCGCAGCGCCGCGGCCTCTTGGAGATGCACGTCGACGAGAAGGGCGGCGGCTTCGTGGTCACGGCCTTCGGACCCAAGGCCTGA